CTCGGGTATTCGCACGTTTCTCAGTGAGCGCGGTTTCCTGGAAGTGGAAACACCGATGATGCATCCAATACCAGGCGGCGCGGCGGCCAAGCCCTTCGTCACCCATCACAACGCCCTGGACGCCGAGCTCTACCTGCGTATCGCGCCGGAGCTCTACCTCAAACGCCTGATCGTCGGCGGCTTTCCCCGTGTCTTCGAAATCAATCGTAACTTCCGCAACGAAGGGATCTCGACGATTCACAATCCCGAATTCACCATGCTGGAGTTCTACGTCGCCTATGCCGACTACCATGACCTGATCGTCCTGACCGAGGAACTTTTCAGCCGGTTGGCCCAGGATCTCTTCGGCACCACGATCATCGAGTATCAGGGCACTCAGATCCATCTAGGCGCGCCTTGGCGCCGCTGGTCGTACCACCAGGCGATTTTGGAGGTCAATAATCTGGCGCCCTCCGTGCTCACGAATCGCAACGAAGCACTCGCTGCGGCCAAGCAACTCGGGGTCGAAGTCGATCCACAGGCATCTCTCGTGAACATTCTCAACGACATCTTCGAGGAAACGGTCGAGCCGAAGCTGCAACAGCCGACCTTCATCACCGACTACCCGATTGAGATCTCTCCCCTCGCGCGGAGAAAAGATTCCGATCCTTCACTGACCGACCGGTTCGAGCTCTACATCGCGGGGCGCGAACTGGCCAACGCCTTTTCCGAGTTGAATGATCCGCTCGATCAACGGGAACGCTTCGAAGCACAGGCGGCACAACATGCAGCCGGCGACGAAGAGGCGCATCGGGTGGATGAAGATTTTCTGCGGGCCCTCGAATACGGCATGCCCCCCACCGCCGGCGAAGGCATCGGCATTGATCGTCTGGTCATGCTCTTCACCAATCAGGCCTCCATCCGGGATGTGGTGCTCTTCCCGCAACTGAGGCCTGAGAAGTAAGACATGGCGCTGCCCTACGAAATCTATATCGGCCTTCGGTATCTGCGCGCGAAACGGCGCAATCGCACCATCTCGTTCAACACCATCGTCTCCATCGTCGGGATTACGCTCGGCGTCGCGGCATTGATCGGGACCGTCGGCATCATGACCGGCTTCAAAGAGGACGTGCAGGCGAAGATTCTCGGTACCACGGCGCACATCCTCGTGAACGACCGTATGAAAGAGTCCATGACGGACTATGAAGAGCAGGTGAAGAAAGTCTCCACTGTCCCGGAGGTCGTCGCCGCCACCCCGTTCATTTTCCGACAGGTGCTGCTCACCTCTCCATCCGGCGTGCAGGGGATCATCCTCCGCGGGATTGATCCGGCGCGGGAAGGCGCGGTTACCGAACTCGCCCACAACCTGATCAACGGAAACCTGGATGACCTGTCGCATACGGTCAAGGTCGTCATCCCCGAAAAGGAACGGGAACCGAACGGACCGGATACGGCCATGCGGCCCGGCATCATTCTGGGCAAAGAGCTGTCGATGCGCCTCGGCGTCTTCCCAGGCGACACGCTGAACGTGGTTTCGCCGGTGGGTCCGATCACCGGCGCCAGCATGACACCCAAGATCCGGCAATTCGTCGTCGTCGGCTTGTTCCAATCGGGCATGTATGAATACGATTCCTCCCTCGCCTATATCGAACTGGGAGAAGCCCAAAAGTTTTTCAACATGGGCGCCACCGTCACGGGCATCGAAGTCAAGGTCGCCGATGTGTTCCGTGCGAGCGACGTGGCCCGCGCCATCGAGCAACATCTCGGCTTCGCCTTCTGGGCACGCGACTGGATGCAAATGAACCGGAATCTGTTCTCGGCACTGAAGCTCGAGAAGACGATGATGTTCCTGCTGCTCGTGTTGATCACCATCGTGGCCTCTTTTAACATCGTCAGTACCCTCACGATGATCGTGACCGAAAAACAGCGCGAGATCGCGATCCTCAAAGCGATGGGCGCCACCCGCAAGGGCATCATGCGTATTTTTATGCTCAACGGCCTGATCATCGGCTGTTCGGGTGCAGCCATCGGAGTGCCGCTGGGGTATGCGTTCCTCTGGCTGATCCAGACCTTCTGGACCTTCGATCCGACTGTCTACTACATCTCTAAGATCCCCGTGCATGTGCTGGGATCGGATGTGTTGCTCGTCGCAGGGTCGGCGATTGTCATCAGTTTTGCCGCCACCCTGTACCCGTCGCTTCAAGCGGCAAAACTCGATCCGGCCGCGGCGCTGCGCTATGAATAAACGGGAAGCAGTGCCGGAAGATCTTTGAGCATTGATCGGTGAACATCGTACATTGCAGTTGACGCATGATTGACGTCGTCGGGCTCTATAAAACATTTCCAATGGGCGGGCGCGAACTGGTGGTGTTGAACAACATCAACTTGCATATCGCGCGCGGTGAACTGATCGCCATCATCGGCGCCTCCGGCGCCGGCAAAAGCACGCTCCTGCAAATTCTCGGCACACTGGACCGGCCGACCAAGGGCACCGTGTCGTTCGAAGGCCAGAATCTCTTCCAACTTACGGAACAGCAGCAGGCGGAGTTTCGCAACCGGCGAGTGGGGTTCGTGTTCCAGTTTCATCACCTGCTGCCGGAGTTCACGGCCTTGGAGAATGCCTGCCTCCCGGCCATGATTCAGAAGCGCGAGATGGCAGATGTCATCGGCGAAGCGACCAAACTGCTCGGCGAGGTCGGTCTGGCTGATCGACTCCACCACA
Above is a genomic segment from Nitrospira defluvii containing:
- the lysS gene encoding lysine--tRNA ligase, whose protein sequence is MDELNDQRQQRIKKLDQLRQLGVAPYGTRFEIKDRAGQLVRLHGEKTKETLEQEQISCTIAGRIVGLRRFGKAAFAVLQDGSDRLQVYLKKDTLGEQTHQISEGLDLGDWIGVTGILFRTKTNEFTVEAKTLTFLSKALRPLPEKWHGLTDVETRYRQRYVDLIANPQVHQIFALRSRIVSGIRTFLSERGFLEVETPMMHPIPGGAAAKPFVTHHNALDAELYLRIAPELYLKRLIVGGFPRVFEINRNFRNEGISTIHNPEFTMLEFYVAYADYHDLIVLTEELFSRLAQDLFGTTIIEYQGTQIHLGAPWRRWSYHQAILEVNNLAPSVLTNRNEALAAAKQLGVEVDPQASLVNILNDIFEETVEPKLQQPTFITDYPIEISPLARRKDSDPSLTDRFELYIAGRELANAFSELNDPLDQRERFEAQAAQHAAGDEEAHRVDEDFLRALEYGMPPTAGEGIGIDRLVMLFTNQASIRDVVLFPQLRPEK
- a CDS encoding FtsX-like permease family protein: MALPYEIYIGLRYLRAKRRNRTISFNTIVSIVGITLGVAALIGTVGIMTGFKEDVQAKILGTTAHILVNDRMKESMTDYEEQVKKVSTVPEVVAATPFIFRQVLLTSPSGVQGIILRGIDPAREGAVTELAHNLINGNLDDLSHTVKVVIPEKEREPNGPDTAMRPGIILGKELSMRLGVFPGDTLNVVSPVGPITGASMTPKIRQFVVVGLFQSGMYEYDSSLAYIELGEAQKFFNMGATVTGIEVKVADVFRASDVARAIEQHLGFAFWARDWMQMNRNLFSALKLEKTMMFLLLVLITIVASFNIVSTLTMIVTEKQREIAILKAMGATRKGIMRIFMLNGLIIGCSGAAIGVPLGYAFLWLIQTFWTFDPTVYYISKIPVHVLGSDVLLVAGSAIVISFAATLYPSLQAAKLDPAAALRYE
- a CDS encoding ABC transporter ATP-binding protein; this translates as MIDVVGLYKTFPMGGRELVVLNNINLHIARGELIAIIGASGAGKSTLLQILGTLDRPTKGTVSFEGQNLFQLTEQQQAEFRNRRVGFVFQFHHLLPEFTALENACLPAMIQKREMADVIGEATKLLGEVGLADRLHHKPGELSGGEQQRVSVARALMQQPDLVLADEPTGNLDSHTGDALFTLLRQLNRSRGTTFVIVTHNDKLSAQADRIISMQDGMIISS